TGGATACTCTATTCCCAGCAACATGGGCCACTATGCCAGCACACTATTTCATCAAGGAAAGTATGCCCTGACCatttacaattagggatgcaccgaatccactattttggattcggtcgaacacctgaatccttcgcaaaagattcggccgaatacggaaccaaatctgcatatgcaattAGTGGTGGGcgggggagaacattttttacatccttgttttgatacaaaaagtcatgtgatttccctccccgtccctaatttgcttatgcaaattcggttcagccgggcagaaggattcggccgaatcagaatcctgctgaaaaaggccaaatcctggatttggtgcatcgctattTACAATAGACCCTGCCGGATAATAACCTGAGCAAAACTGGAGGGGCCAGCATGAGGATTACTGGGAGAGAGCAACCCTTcaaattcggttcagccgggcagaaggattcggccgaatcagaatcctgctgaaaaaggccaaatcctggatttggtgcatcgctattTACAATAGACCCTGCCGGATAATAACCTGAGCAAAACTGGAGGGGCCAGCATGAGGATTACTGGGAGAGAGCAACCCTTCAGTAGCTGTATATTCCTGCCCCATTCCCTCTATACAGAATAAGCTGTTCAGTCTTAGAAATGGTTATGTGCAATTACCTGCTCCACTGGCGGTTCCACAGCCTCAGAGATCACGCTGGATATGGATTCCAGATATTCTTGCTGCTGTTGCCTAAACTGCTCCAACAGCACATCCCTGGGTTTTGTTTTAACAAGCAAAGATGGGTACGCATAATCCCTCCTCTGGGGCGTTGTACCTAGAAATTAGAAGTATAGGAGCCTTTAATTTAGTAAACACCTCACTCtatgggggggaattcacaaaagtggcgagagcccatttttggagtaaaagtggtggtaaactggtgtaaaatactttctccatattcacaaacagaaatccacctaaattccgactcaactgccaatttcatattttagtgaaagaaagacagtttacagacacttatGAACTTgtcttttaaacataaaaatatcgcaaaaactacattttctgccgacattttaaaaatggagtaaagctcagtgtaactattccccatgtgtcagatcaattctaagagAACTTGTTCTGCTTTGGTTcggccaatcttcatttcacccCTCTTGTAGGTgacccattggggaattattatcatattaatagggattagcattttatagtcagggaacaagtttctgtctaaccctataggtgcaAAAGCCTCAAACAcggattaaacaaaaaaaaaaaaaaaaaagtgtattttataaaattttatatgtaaaaagttaaAACTTATGTAGTTTTATCTTAATGAGGCAATattagtgaatatattatctaaaggaaaagtaaagactCCCAGGCAATTTTTTAGTTTGAGCACATAGACATTTGatttaagataataaaacatttctgatacaaatccctatattatgcaataatgcattttttgtatttagacccttgtaTCTTGttgaagtggaattacacaaacacgAAGGCAGATTTAGAGAGcacaggttatcctgaaaaaaatgtataattttccttgGTATAATTACCACCCTACCCCGAAAATtgcaatttgatggctgactgacaagtgtagtaagagctaaagacaaattaaataaaaattgttaaaatgttgTGCGAAAGACACAATCTAAAGAGagtctgtttaaaggaaaaatacacaaaagcagaGATAGAGGTTTATGAATTTAGtgggaaatccaacatttttatctgcacttttatttagTCTCAACATCAccatttttgtgaattcccccctatgagTTGTAAAGTATCCTAAAGAAAAGGGACTTtggttttcaattgctttccattatttattttaccatatttacaaaatctaagtttaaagtttaatgttcgtgtctctggtgtttgagtctggcagctcagtaattcaggtgcagactctaaattgttaaaattttgcaacatttagtcgatacatttctcagcagcatctctggagtatcagcaactattgtatcaattctaacagctgcccgtaatgaaactcagggattctgctcagcagggacaaagataaatgtatcaactaaatgtatcaatttagaacagtttacagggtcggcgaccccccctcccagagctgctttagaagatgaaaaattacacttcaataatagaaaaccGGTGACACAAAATAgaaggtaattggaaaaagtcgttatttctggtgatctatctgaaaataactagctgtttgaaggtgaacaaaccctttaaggacGTCTCAACTGTGGGTATGAAAGATGAAAGCTAAGCTGAAAGTCCATTATAGAACAGGCCAAATAAGATGTGTTCTGCAGTTGCCTACAATTCCTAGCTGCAAGTGTATTTGCACCTTGTGTGGACACATGGAAGGATCAAAACATACAAGTATTCGCGTCATAACTTATATCTAAACATGTTTTTCCTTCATATCCTACATTTAACGGTCACGTTTTTAGGTGACTCTGGCTTGAATAAGCCAAGACGCATGATGGATAGTTAAGCTATAAACAAGGTAGACTAGGAGTTGTGTTTAAAACCCCATGTATTGATTTTGCCCTGTATTGATGCAATTACAGATGCAGCCCCCCTGGAAATAGTAACAGGGTGGTTTTAGCAAGAAGGGAAACCGCAATTGGCACTGCCCAGTAAAATCTGTCCTTTTTGGTTCCTCACCTGTTGGGACATCATTCCTGAGTTCCTCCTTGAGGTAGCTATGTACTTTGTTCAGGCCGCTCTGTACTTGTTCTTGGAGTTCCAAGCGCTGTTCTCCAACCATCTCCTGGTCATCCCTGACCTGTTCCACCAAACTGGTTAATGCCTTCTCCTCAGCCTGGCGCTGTACGTTCACATGGTCGGTAATTTCTACCACCGATGATCCACAGCTATCTTCTACACCCTGCACACAGCCAGACACAAAGAAAGGACTTACACTACCCATTGCATAGCAGGGGTGCTCTATACAATATACTTGGACAGAATGCCTCGGATGCGCGAAAAAGAGAATAGGTCACCCAATCCAGCAAACCAATCAGGAAGGTTGTCGCTGGGATAGAGTTTGAATATTTACCGCCAGACGTCATGTTCTGTATAGTAAATCACTTGCACTTACCTTGTGTAAGTTCTGGAGATGCTTTTTGCTGGAATGCAGGTAACACACTTGCTCCTCTAAAACAGAGTCAATCTTCTGGCCGGCACTTTCACACCACTGCTGGCTTTCCTGAGAGATGGTATTGATACTGCTGGTGAGCTTCTCACACTGTTTGCTGGACTCCTCCAAGGTGCTCATATTAGAGCCTGCCAGCTGCCTGATCTCCACAGCCACGTCCTGAGACTGCTCAGTGAGCTTCTTGTGATGGGAAGAGATACATTCTATGGCTTCCGAGGAAACCCTGATGGCAAAAGGAAAAACACTGTACTAAAGCCAGGCTGCTGCAatgcatgattattattattttccaataTTAACCAATAAAGTTATACAAAATTGAATTGACAGAatattgcttttctttttatataaagcGCATGTAGCCCAAGAAGTGTGTTAATGAGCCCCAGTAAGAGCAAATGCCATGGGGTCTGTCGAGTAAGTTGCAGGATCCTTTTAAATGGGAATAGAATATAATAAACATGGCAAACATTTTCAAGAATTATTTTCCTGCACAAACCACATTTGTGTTCACATTACCTCAATAAAGCCAGTTATTACTTTCCCCTTAGTTTTACATGTATTCGTAAAATCCAAAACTTACAAGTCCAGATCTTGCTGCAGACTCCCCACAGACTTCTGCAGCTTTCCTCCTTTGGACAGAAATCCAGAAAATTGTTGTTGGGTCTCCATGCCAAGCAAGTTCAGCTGGTTTTGTAGCGAACTGATAAGATTATTCACCCCCTGAAAATAgggaaatacatttgcaaaatgacACACTCATATATATGCAGGCCATTTGTTTTAGTAAGAGCATAGTCTATGGAGAACAACTCCTGCTCCACATCTACATGTAGAGATAGATCAGTAAGGggtattaaaagggatactgtcattggaaaaaaaattcaaaatgaatcagttaatagtgctgctccagcagaattctgcgctgaaatccatttctcaaaagagcaaacagattttttttatattcaattttaaaatctgacatggggctagatattttgtcaatttcccagctgcccctggtcatgtgacttgtgcctgcactttaggagagaaatgctttctggcaggctgctgtttttccttctcaatgtaactgaatgtgtctcaatgagacatgggtttttactatttagtgctgttcttagatctaccaggcagctgttatattgtgttagggagctgttatctggttaccttcccattgttcttttgtttggctgctggggggaaaagggaggggggtgatatcactccaacttgcagtacagcagtaaagagtgattgaagtttatcagagcacaagtcacatgacttggggcagctgggaaattgacaatatgtctagccccatgtcagatttcaaaattgaatataaaaaaaaatcggtttgctcttttgagaaatggatttcagtgcagaattctgctggagcagcactattaactgattcattttgaaaatttttttttttcccacgacagtatccctttaaggacatacaataaataaatcacCCAGGATTCTAGTTAGGGTCCTAGAACATTATGTAACAGATACATATCCTTTTAGGAACacattttattgcacatttgGTGAAAAAAAGCCTTAGCAAACACTGTTTAGAGTTTAGCCACTGATCATAACAGTTTGTGGCTAGTGATCAGAACAATATAGCACACATGCTTTTCatatttattacgttaaggttacacaaaaaacagttgtttgttaaagggactgttcaccttccaaacacttttttttttttaaattcagttgtttttagattgttccccagaaataaatttttttcaattacgttCCATTATTTTTGACtgcttttccaaaatctaagtttaaagttgaatgtccctgtctctggtgttttgagtctggcagctcagtaaatcaggtgcagattctgaacggttacaattttgcaacatttactggATACATTTATTgggagcatctctggagtattagcaactattgtatcaattctaacagctgcctgtaatgaaacccagagattcagctcagcagcaacaacgataagaaatgtatcaactaaatgtatccatttagaacagtttacagggtcggcgaccccccctcccagggctgcttcggaaggtgaaaaattacaatttacacttcaatattagaaaaacggtgacacatagatagtcattggaaaaaaatcattattcctggtgatctgtctgaaatcaactagttgtttgaaggtgaaccacccctttaagtataagatacattttctcattaatcggtatttaagtaatattttccatggaacagaatggatgtagatcatagtAGGAGAAcatcacaaaggggcatatttatcaaaggttgaagttcaaaaaacgtcgaaattcgaattcaaaaagactaaccgaatggtggtcgaagttttttggagTCGAAGTGGCCTActttgaattgtacgattcgaagtagggctacttcgatttgaagttttttgggtttttttttaactttgatctcccaaactcccccaattgcctccaaacAGGttgtaggagatcccccataggctaaaacagcacttcagcagcttttaggtggcgaatggtcggtTTTACAGAGATAGTACTTTTCGaccttcaaagttttttcaaattcgaatcgaagtatgactattccctagtcgaagtacacaaaaaatctcGAAAtacgaagtttttcacttcgaaacttcacctcgacctttgataaatctgcccctaaaagtcaaccttgcattagtaaagtatgggcactcctgctataAGGGAATCAACCCGACCCTTATAATAGAAAATAAGTGCTTAAAAGGTTCTTTAAATAGGTGGCAGAATACCAGGTGGTCTGtaggcctatttttttttttttttttacatgatttttgaataaaaaaaaaaaaatcttaagataTCGGAgttatgggattttatttttgacatACATATGTGCCCTTGGAACTAGGGGCGGTATCCCAGGAACTATGGCCCTTTATACTTCAGCAtctgggttgcttttatagacctgcaccgccccactgatgacatcacaaaaggaacAGGGTGAGCAGGCGCatggctataaagccggaagttgaaggtggcgggcggggagagcaggagaattTAATTACACACAGACTAGTGGGTCCAAATATCTATCTGTGCTGCTCTTTTCTTTTTGACCCAGCACTGAGTTACCCTTCttaggagaagagctcaacccacacccgcaaagaggagtgcgaggtcagcccgaaccGGGTGCCGCAGGTATCGGGCCGGACTGCACATCATTAATACGAATATAAAACAGCAGAGTATGTAGGTAGCAGTTTACCTCTGAATGCATGGACTGAGCTGTCGCAATGTCCTCTTTTAGGCTTTCATATTCTGACTGAATACTGGACAAGGCAGAACTAGAATCCAGCCGAAGTTTGTGCAACGATCTAGAATGTTCGGTGAAGAAGGAATTCATATCTTCTTTATGAGAATCAATCTATGGGGGAAAAGGATATTATAGAGTTGCTTATAATCAGTCACAATTTAAACAGATCTAAAAAGATCAATAGTTATTATAGGGAGTTTAGTGATGAGATTAAGTCAAATGCCTGCAGGGTTACAAGCTTTTAGAAACATGAAATCCCCATGAAAGGGGATTTGCAATATTTCTATAAAGTCTACTGCCGACCGTTCTACTCCCCATAATAAGAGGATTCATGCAAGAGCCAGAGCTGCACCCATCAGCATTTCCAAATACAAAGATAAAGGCTGTAAAAGTTACCTTGTCGGCCACAATTAGGAAGCTCTGCAAGCAATGACTCAAATGAGAATTTAGGTCCAAAACAGCAGTCACAACTGGAAGCAAATCGGACCTTAGTGCCTCTTCCAGTCCTGTGCGATGCGCAGTCTGTGTGGGGGGGGAAACgcaacatttataaacatttggcaGATGACATGACAAGTGAAGCTGTTGACATACTGTTCGTACAAGTAGCGCAGGTCTTAGGTAGCCATGAAACGCTGGCATAGGTGGAACAGGGTTACCATAAAATAGGGAACCCAACACTGTAATAGAACAGTTATGAAGTTATGCAATATATTATGCAAAGTTTGAACTATGCCTAATAActaatggcaaccaataagatgtttggtgAAACAACCGATAAATGGGAatactgactggttgctatgggttactagattaGGTGCAAGcaatgtgccttttattacctaTTTAGTCTTTTAATTAGCTCCTTTTAAAAAGGAGTAAAAGCTAACACACAGTCAAGGATGCCAATGTGTTGGGCACCACCAGTGAATGAAAGTGGCATGCTACTATGTTGCATTGCACCACCAAAGCATCCCATCAGCCCATGTGGGTGGTCATGTTTCATTATCCCACAGAGGGATGGAAGAAGCCAGTAAATACTTACCATAAGCTGCTGCATATCACCTTTAGCTTGGGAAGACAAGGTTTCCTGCTTCAGTATCTCCTCAACACTGTGCGACACTTGCTTTGTTACAGTTTCCTGCACCGAGGCAAAGGACTTGGCAACAGCAGAGGCAGTTGCACTCAGTGCAGAGGAACTGGCGCCCAGAAGGTCGTCTGCAGAAAAGAAATAGTTCTGTATAAATTCTCTGCTGGCAGCAGTAATGAAAAGATCATTTCACGCTCCACATTAGAGAAGCCGTACAAGAGTGGCTTAATAGGTTTTATTTCCATGGTCCGGCAATTTGTTGCACttgatttaagctggccatagacgcaaagatttgatcgtacgaatcatcatacaatcggacttccccatctccggacctgccactaaccattccgatcaaataaagtagtaaaagaacagatcagccgatgttctgcccctgacagcaatcgtacgatagttatgtccaacaaaagctggtgacaataggacgatcggcaatacatacacggcattattggcagccgacagatcTCCACCGGATGAAAAATATCGGTACTCTCCACACACGGGCCGAAAATCCTAAGAATCaaggatcagatctttgcatctatggccagctttacacaatgAGAATTTAGTCTACACTTAAAAATTCTGCCTATTTCAAGAACGCTATATATGGGTTAGGGATTGGCCCCTAAAGGTTATTCCTTAATTTGTGTTTCATCACTCACCGATGGAGTTTGTATAGAAATCCAGCATGCCTTGCTGCTTCACACTGTAATCATCCACAGTTCGCTGAATCACACTGAAGCGTCTATCCATTTGTTCCGCAAAGTTCTCATGAACCTGAAAGTTGTGCTGGTCTACAGCTTTTTTTCTGTCCAATTTCTCATGGAGACCCGACACATCTCTTGTTGTCTCCCTCACTGTGCTCAATAACTGCAGGGACATGGTGGATAAAATGTGGGATAAACTAGAGATAGTTATAAGGAAGACAATCTCTTAGCCTGTGCATTTAAGGAGTTGTATTACAACACTTtaagttcagctgttttcagatagttcccaAACAGCACAGTCTATGAACCACAATATAGGTTTCTGTctcctacatatacagtatgcaccgaatccactattttagattcggccgaatatcaagCCAAatgctaattttcatatgcaaattaggggtgggaagagaaaaaatttttttttacttccttgttttgtgaccaaaaaaaaaatccacgagatttcccccctaatttgcatatgcaaattaagattcggattcaggTTTGGCCtggtagaaggatttggccgaatcgcaATCCAGCCGAAAaagtccgaaccgaatcctggattcggtgcatccctaatttagaaagagatattctgagacaatttgcaattgtttttcattttttactgtgGAGTCATTTAGCAGTTCTcctgtttacaatttcagcaatctggttgctagaagtcaacataccctagcaaccatgcatggattggAATGAAAGgattaatatgaataggagagggcctgaataaaaagaggagtaataaaaagtagcaatattaaatgtgtagccttgcaaaacatttgttttgttttgtttttgtttttttaagatgggtcagtgatccccatttgaaagctggaaagagtcagaaagcggcaaataaactataaaaaccaattgaaaagttgcttagaatttgccagtttaacatactaaaagttaatttaaaggtgaaccaccgatTTAAGGATCGTCAGCAACCTATCTTACACTGAATGATCAGACCATAGCATGTAATAATCTATATTATATGTCCCTGTGTCTGCCCTTTCCGTCTGGGTACTCTGGCTTTCATCCCACTCTCGAAAAAACAGGCAGGTTATCTAGCTCCTGACAAAATGGAATATCGTCTGTGAACATGATagggacctttgattgtaagctcacaggGGCAGGGACTAAAGTGAATGAGGTACATTCTGTGTAAAGGACTGgagaatatgttggagctatacAAGTAACACGCAAAAGATCTGACTACAAATGGAGACCAGCATTTACCTTGTTTGCTGTGCCGTGAAGCTTCTTTTCTGTAGTCTCAAAGGCAGACACCACAAATGATTCCTGAGCCAACTGTTCCTTTGATTCTTGCAGGTGGTTCTGTGTTTCCTCCAGTTCCTTCTCCTTGCACTGAAGGATGGTGGTGCACTCCTCCAGCTCCTTCTTATTGTCAGCAAACAGCTCACTGATCTGCATAAAATTAATACTGCGCAATGACGGATGTGTTCTAATGTTTGAGGAAGTTCCCATCATGTACTACGGACCAATGAACTACGGCCTAATGGAAATAGGCAATATACAATCAAAATGTTCAGCagtttgatatcactccaacttgcagcgcagcagtaaagagtgactgaagttcatcagagcatgtcacatgacagggggcacCAGGGACATTATGTGTAACCCCCatctaccactgaaactaatggaaaattcacacagggcgcttgcaagctgaaatccgccacaggacgccagtattggcggtTTTTTAGCataaacgccaatacgtcaagaagctacaaaatcaatagactctatgggatctgcacattCGAAACAACACTTTACAtaaatacgcagcatattttaaatatggcatccaaattcaatgagaacaatgagaagtgcatgttgggaaaagaatcctacgtgctgaaaaacgcatgttgacggttgtttcaaaaacgcaacgtaaaaacgccacatctggccttgccctaaggtgCCACTTTCTTCTAGAACAGGAGtccccagcttttttttttttttatctgtgtgcaactttcagatgtaaaaataagagttggggagcaacacaagcatgaaaactggtACTGGGTGGTGTaaaagaagtgctgtgattggctatttggcccctgtggactggcagcctataggaggctctgtttggcagtacattttttttatgcaaccaaaatatgcccctaaaccaggaattcaaatataagctcctactttgaggccactgggagcaacatccaagagttggtgagaaacatgttgctcatgagccactggttggggatcactgttctagaactACTACTACTATTTCTATTTGCTTAAAGCCAGGCAACATCCCTTTGGAAAACTTACGCTTTTCAGTTCCTCCTCCATGGCAGTTATTTTCTCAGTGTACTCCGTAATCATCTCCTCTTGAGACAGAACTTTTCCCTGTAATTGTCTAAAGGGACACAAAACAAAATCATGGGGAGGATATTCCATTAATACAGGGGGTAAACAATGCTACACACCTTTAAATACTTAGAAAAATGACTAATATAGTGAGACACGTAAGCAAAGGTAAAATGTAATGTCAGATGAGCCGGGTAGCCATGTACACTGTATAGCCTCTGGGCAGCTTCTGGCTTGGCAATTTTTGAGTTGGGCATATAGGACAGTAAAGTTAGCAGTATTATATAGAAAATCAAGACTAGTATAGCTTAAACAGATTTGGAACAGGTTGCCACCTCCAAAGTACAATTAGGGCATTGCTCTGATTCCACTTGATTCAATTTGGCTAACTAGTATAGAGTCCAGAAAGCCCAGTTGTACTCGGACCAACGCTTCTCATGACTCTTTGCTACCGTAAGCAGTGGTTGGGGAGCATTTCCAAGAGTGTCTTAAGATTAAAGTCGGAAGCAAATTTGGATACCTGGGGTCTGCAAAAATGTACCGGCTCCAACttctaataaatttaaattgtaatgaaaaaaaaaagaaaaaagttacaaTGTCCTGTTTCACAGCTAATAGTCATAATAAAGTACTTCTCTGCTGTAAAGTTAAAGcccagtgtgtgtttttttcactagTGTGAAGTCTGGCTTCATAGCTATAACCTTATTGTTTTCatgttttgccttttgttttaaaggaatgttttAAAGAAGCTTTAGTTTTAAGGAACGGACCAGTGTAaatggagtaccacagggctctgtacttggtcctttgctttttaccttgtttattaatgacctggaggagggcattaaaAGTAATGTTTCAATTACtgttgatgatactaaattgtgcagaactataggtttcatgcaggatgctgccaattTGACTAAAtcggaaaactgggcaggaaacTGGAAAtggggttcaatgttgataaatgcaggttttgCACTTTgtcatttagtatataacttcctttttctatttctgacaatgtgttgggagtttccttaactgagaaggatctaggggggtTTTGTGAATAACAAGTCATTTAATTCCAAGCAGTGTtccgtcttgcataaaaaaaaaaaagactaactcaagggatgaaaatataattatgcctctttataggtccctggtaaggcctcagctggagtatgcagtgcagttttggactctagtccttaagagggatatggAGAGAATACatagacatgcaactaaactggtaatgAGGATGGaaggtagattgtcaaggttggggttgttctcttttGCAAGAGACACTTACAAGGGGACGCTTTTAccctttataagtacattagagacagaTAGTGGGAgatacttttttttctccataagaaaggatcaccacaccagaggccaccccttcaggctagagaaaaagaactttcatttgaagcagtgtatgtggttcttcacagcgaggacagtgaggttgaggaATGGCCTGCCAGATGATGGTGTCATGCcggattctgttaatgcctttaagaaggtcttggatattatgtttgttcaaGAAATCTTCCAAgaatattgtgatactaagctctactAGCAGATATCGGGTATCAACAACCTTTTGTACTtattagccacattcaaatctaaaaactgTTGGGAAGttacacaagcatgagaaaagttcctggggttgcAAATAATGGCTCCGATTGGCTACCTGGCAGCCCATATGtagactggcagactacaggaggctctgcttggcagaacatctgttttttatgcaaccaagacttggctccaagccagaaattcaaaataaagaacctgctttgaggccactgagagcaacatccaaggggtcggggatgttgctcgcaagccactggtagGGAaagttgctcatgagccactggttggtggaTCACTGGTAGAGATATTGGTACATATagtttgtgagtgtatggaggggtcagtcaGTGAGTCTATGTATGTACGCTGGGATTCaattggaggggttaaacttgatggactttggtctttttttcaacccaacttaactatgtaactagatgCTGGGCTTTAACAGTAATGAaaagccttgtatgttgtgttcaTCAATACATTAGTACAGTAAAACAGAGGAGTCTGATGTACTATAACCGTAGGACATTACAGAGAACAGTGGAAATGGTCATACAGATGCAGAAACTAAACTAACTTACTCATAGTTCTCACTGGATAAATAAACTCCATTCTTCTCTCTGGCTGCAGCAAGTTCCCTCTTGAGTCGCTCAATCTCTTCTGTGTACTCCTACAATCAACAGCATGGTTGGTATTTAAACACCAGTCTTGAATTTCACACTGCTATTTAGAAGTCAGTTATAAATAGATTATATTAAACACGTAGTGAAGCATCCCTCTTGCTTGTCTGTACACATGACCAAGATGTACGTTTAATTATTAATGGGAGATCTAAAGACATGCAAAAATGTAAACCAAAGCTACACATTTGCATGTATCATTTATGTTCAgcctttttaaacaatttgttaaaggaacagttcagtttaaaaataaaaactgggtaaataagagGCCGTGCAAAGTAA
This sequence is a window from Xenopus laevis strain J_2021 chromosome 7S, Xenopus_laevis_v10.1, whole genome shotgun sequence. Protein-coding genes within it:
- the kif11.S gene encoding kinesin-like protein KIF11-B (The RefSeq protein has 10 substitutions compared to this genomic sequence); translated protein: MASKKEDKGKNIQVVVRCRPFNQLERKASSHSVLECDSQRKEVYVRTGEVNDKLGKKTYTFDMVFGPAAKQIEVYRSVVCPILDEVIMGYNCTIFAYGQTGTGKTFTMEGERSSDEEFTWEQDPLAGIIPRTLHQIFEKLSENGTEFSVKVSLLEIYNEELFDLLSPSPDVGERLQMFDDPRNKRGVIIKGLEEISVHNKDEVYHILERGAARRKTASTLMNAYSSRSHSVFSVTIHMKETTVDGEELVKIGKLNLVDLAGSENIGRSGAVDKRAREAGNINQSLLTLGRVITALVERTPHIPYRESKLTRILQDSLGGRTKTSIIATVSPASINLEETVSTLDYANRAKSIMNKPEVNQKLTKKALIKEYTEEIERLKRELAAAREKNGVYLSSENYEQLQGKVLSQEEMITEYTEKITAMEEELKSISELFADNKKELEECTTILQCKEKELEETQNHLQESKEQLAQESFVVSAFETTEKKLHGTANKLLSTVRETTRDVSGLHEKLDRKKAVDQHNFQVHENFAEQMDRRFSVIQRTVDDYSVKQQGMLDFYTNSIDDLLGASSSRLSATASAVAKSFASVQETVTKQVSHSVEEILKQETLSSQAKGDLQQLMAAHRTGLEEALRSDLLPVVTAVLDLNSHLSHCLQNFLIVADKIDSHKEDMNSFFTEHSRSLHKLRLDSSSALSSIQSEYESLKEDIATAQSMHSEGVNNLISSLQNQLNLLGMETQQQFSGFLSKGGKLQKSVGSLQQDLDLVSSEAIECISSHHKKLAEQSQDVAVEIRQLAGSNMSTLEESSKQCEKLTSSINTISQESQQWCESAGQKIDSVLEEQVCYLHSSKKHLQNLHKGVEDSCGSSVVEITDRVNAQRQAEEKALTSLVEQVRDDQEMVGEQRLELQEQVQSGLNKVHSYLKEELRNDVPTGTTPQRRDYAYPSLLVKTKPRDVLLEQFRQQQQEYLESISSVISEAVEPPVEQDSLEDEPPVAVNDSVISERSCIDLSMTCQEKGGIRFFQQKKALRKEKENRGNTTLLERSKIMDEVDQALTKSKLPLRMQN